A window of the Cannabis sativa cultivar Pink pepper isolate KNU-18-1 chromosome X, ASM2916894v1, whole genome shotgun sequence genome harbors these coding sequences:
- the LOC115709378 gene encoding uncharacterized protein LOC115709378, with amino-acid sequence MERLPVLIKSNGQWNEDHNYVNYVASGEFIPTKCKYEELLQILLTSLGCENTSTTLQIQYQAKEGIPPIKICNDRSLYFYLELKMKETDFTTYPLCVNQQNNNTTPAATPNSISTTTPYEYNVAMIENNTTTLENNITTTESYTTGQQTEEGEKSETIEDEEDKFDIIDYANLVAEEMVEQLENTSKKLDPEININNAKLITDKQHPEVEKGQAYKDKETLKNVLSYYAIKNNFQDKVWKSRSQEYKFEILNKCPVSTICTEIHMSGICNRFSNMHTCPINIRHEDQRQATSKLIGECIKPKFLNIKTKATAMDIKGELKYRYGIKMNYMKAWRSKEHAVNDLRGNASDSYSLIPSFLHMVEKTNPGSFVDLKTAEDNNLLFVFMALDASIKGWGACRPIVVVDGTFLKAAYGGTLLCACTQDAAGHIFPLAFCVADSENDQSWK; translated from the exons ATGGAACGTCTACCAGTACTCATCaagagcaatggacaatggAATGAAGATCACAATTATGTGAACTATGTGGCTAGTGGAGAATTCATACCAACAAAATGCAAGTACGAAGAGCTACTGCAAATACTGCTTACTTCATTGGGTTGCGAAAACACCAGCACAACACTACAAATACAGTACCAAGCTAAAGAAGGAATACCACCGATCAAAATATGCAACGATCGAAGCCTCTACTTTTACTTGGAATTGAAAATGAAGGAAACAGATTTCACTACATATCCACTATGTGTCAACCAGCAAAACAACAACACAACACCTGCTGCAACACCAAATTCGATATCCACAACAACACCGTATGAATATAATGTGGCAATGAtcgaaaacaacacaacaacgcttgaaaacaacataacaacAACAGAATCATACACAACGGGACAAcaaacagaagaaggggaaaAGTCAGAAACAATAGAAGATGAGGAGGACAAATTCGACATAATTGACTATGCAAATCTGGTTGCTGAAGAAATGGTAGAACAACttgaaaacaccagtaaaaaacTGGATCCAGAAATCAACATCAACAATGCAAAGTTAATAACAGACAAGCAACACCCCGAAGTGGAAAAAGGACAggcatacaaagacaaagaaactcTAAAAAATGTCCTCAGCTACTACGCAATCAAAAACAACTTTCAAGACAAAGTGTGGAAGTCCCGCTCTCAAGAGTACAAATTCGAAAT CCTTAACAAATGCCCTGTTTCCACAATTTGTACCGAAATACACATGTCTGGTATCTGCAACAg GTTCTCAAATATGCACACATGCCCCATAAATATTAGGCATGAAGACCAAAGGCAAGCAACATCGAAACTGATAGGGGAATGCATAAAACCGAAGTTCTTGAACATAAAGACCAAGGCAACAGCGATGGACATAAAAGGGGAGTTGAAATACAGATATGGCATCAAAATGAACTATATGAAAGCTTGGAGAAGTAAGGAACATGCAGTAAACGACTTGAGAGGTAATGCTAGTGACTCGTACAGCCTAATACCGAGTTTCTTACACATGGTGGAAAAAACAAACCCTGGATCGTTTGTCGATCTGAAAACGGCAGAAGACAACAACTTGCTCTTTGTTTTCATGGCGTTGGATGCATCCATAAAAGGGTGGGGAGCATGCAGACCGATAGTTGTTGTGGACGGAACGTTCCTCAAAGCAGCTTATGGGGGAACTTTGTTGTGCGCATGCACACAAGATGCAGCAGGTCATATTTTTCCACTAGCGTTTTGTGTTGCAGATTCTGAGAATGACCAATCTTGGAAATGa